In Panthera tigris isolate Pti1 chromosome C1, P.tigris_Pti1_mat1.1, whole genome shotgun sequence, the following proteins share a genomic window:
- the TAS1R2 gene encoding LOW QUALITY PROTEIN: taste receptor type 1 member 2 (The sequence of the model RefSeq protein was modified relative to this genomic sequence to represent the inferred CDS: inserted 6 bases in 4 codons; deleted 1 base in 1 codon; substituted 2 bases at 2 genomic stop codons): protein MGPRAREVCSLIILPRLLAEPAENSDFYLAGDYLLGGLFTLHANVKGIVHLNLLQVPQCKGYEIRVLGYDLMQAMRFAGEEINSQSSLLPGVLLGYEMVAVGRTSNDVQPVLHFPAKEDCSLPIQEDYSHWVPRAVAVLGPGNSESTVTVARFLSLLLLPQGRPLGPGITYSAISDELRDKQRFPALLRTAPGADHQTEAMVQLMLYFRRNWIIALVSSGDYGRDNSQLLSDRPAGGDICIAFRVTLPMPQPNQAVTQWERRRLKAIVDEQRQSSARVVVLLSPELVLHNFFREVLRQNLTGIVRIAFESWAIDPVLHDRPTRCTGSWAAPRPAAPSGSFIPGSGDQRAPIMATHFLSTCNVPGPGWALRLRFLSLWPLQLLQEIWKVSFTLLGHRIFFDQRGDLLMRLEIIQWRWDLSQXPFRSIASYCPVLRRLRAIRDVSWHTANNTIPVSMCSKDGQPXRKKPAGMHPCCFECLDCLPGTFLNQTAYEFGCRPCPSCGWSRRNDASCFKRRLASLEWREAPAVAVAVLSILGSLRTLAILVIFWRHRHAPMVRSAGGPRWFPMPMPLPLAXVTVPMYVGQPAFFMCLGRQTLFALCFTVCISCVTVRSFQIVRVFKMARRLPRAHGYWVRYHGPCVFVAGNVLATTAEPVARPGPDDPKIAVLACNYHKVLLFNTSLDPLLSVXGFSFAYVGKELPTTHNEAKFITFRMTFYXTSSISLRTFMSVYEGVLVTILHLVVAVLNLLGALPLGYFGPKCCVVLFXPDRNTPVYFSSMIQGYSTGRTSTAPWLPRGPEGSTLGDGDPGKFWASSCGAWAPHVLGAAPAPLNLEDTAMLSLAVPVPITLDGGRSPDFAVQGSEPACHSSPGSPNFPADASELQPGEAERRAQESVTGVTS from the exons ATGGGACCCCGGGCCAGGGAAGTCTGCTCCCTCATCATCCTGCCGCGGCTCCTGGCTGAGCCGGCTGAGAACTCAGACTTCTACTTGGCTGGGGATTACCTCCTCGGCGGCCTCTTCACCCTCCATGCCAACGTGAAGGGCATCGTCCACCTCAACCTCCTGCAGGTGCCCCAGTGCAAGGG GTATGAAATAAGGGTGTTGGGCTACGATCTCATGCAGGCCATGCGCTTTGCAGGGGAGGAGATCAACAGCCAGAGCAGCCTGCTGCCTGGCGTGCTGCTGGGCTACGAGATGGTGGCTGTCGGCCGCACCTCCAACGACGTCCAGCCCGTGCTCCACTTCCCGGCAAAGGAGGACTGTTCCTTGCCCATCCAGGAGGACTACAGCCACTGGGTGCCCCGTGCGGTGGCTGTCCTCGGCCCTGGCAACTCTGAGTCCACTGTGACGGTGGCCCgcttcctctccctcttgctccttCCACAGGGGAGGCCCCTGGGTCCTGGG ATCACCTACAGCGCCATCAGTGACGAGCTACGGGACAAGCAGCGCTTCCCGGCCCTTCTGCGCACAGCGCCGGGCGCCGATCACCAGACCGAGGCCATGGTGCAGCTGATGTTGTACTTCCGCCGGAACTGGATCATCGCGCTGGTGAGCAGCGGCGACTACGGCCGCGACAACAGCCAGCTGCTCAGCGATCGCCCGGCCGGCGGCGACATCTGCATCGCCTTCCGGGTGACGCTGCCCATGCCCCAGCCGAACCAGGCGGTGACGCAGTGGGAGCGCCGGCGCCTGAAGGCCATCGTGGACGAGCAGCGGCAGAGCTCTGCGCGCGTCGTGGTCCTGTTGTCGCCAGAGCTGGTCCTGCACAACTTCTTCCGCGAGGTGCTCCGCCAGAACCTCACGGGCATCGTGCGGATCGCCTTCGAGTCCTGGGCCATCGACCCGGTCCTGCACGACAGGCCCACGCGCTGCACAGGCTCCTGGGCTGCACCCAGACCAGCCGCTCCTAGCGGGTCGTTTATCCCTGGCAG TGGAGACCAGAGAGCACCAATCATGGCAActcatttcctgagcacctgcaaCGTGCCAGGCCCAGGCTGGGCCCTGCGG CTTCGCTTCCTTTCCCTGTGGCCTCTCCAGCTGCTTCAGGAAATCTGGAAGGTCAGCTTCACCCTCCTGGGCCACCGGATCTTTTTTGACCAGCGAGGGGACCTACTCATGCGCCTGGAGATCATCCAGTGGCGGTGGGACCTGAGCC GACCTTTCCGGAGCATCGCCTCCTACTGCCCGGTGCTACGACGGCTGAGGGCCATCCGTGACGTCTCCTGGCACACGGCCAACAACACG aTCCCTGTGTCCATGTGTTCCAAGGACGGCCAGCC GAGGAAGAAGCCTGCCGGTATGCATCCCTGCTGCTTCGAGTGTCTCGACTGCCTTCCAGGCACCTTCCTCAACCAAACTGCAT ACGAGTTTGGCTGCCGGCCCTGCCCGAGTTGCGGGTGGTCCCGGAGGAACGACGCCTCCTGCTTCAAGCGGCGGCTGGCCTCCCTTGAATGGCGAGAGGCACCCGCCGTCGCTGTGGCCGTGCTGTCCATCCTGGGCTCCCTCCGCACCCTGGCCATCTTGGTGATCTTCTGGAGGCACCGCCACGCGCCCATGGTTCGCTCGGCCGGGGGCCCCAGGTGGTTCCCGATGCCGATGCCACTGCCGCTGGCATAGGTGACGGTCCCCATGTACGTCGGGCAGCCCGCGTTTTTCATGTGCCTCGGCCGCCAGACCCTCTTCGCCCTCTGCTTCACCGTCTGTATCTCCTGTGTCACCGTGCGCTCTTTCCAGATCGTCCGCGTCTTCAAGATGGCCAGGCGCCTCCCGCGTGCCCACGGCTACTGGGTCCGCTACCACGGGCCCTGTGTCTTCGTGGCGGGCAACGTGCTGGCCACGACCGCCGAGCCCGTCGCCCGCCCCGGCCCCGATGACCCCAAGATCGCGGTTCTCGCCTGCAACTACCACAAAGTGCTGCTGTTCAACACCAGCCTGGACCCGCTCCTGTCCG GCGGCTTCAGCTTCGCCTACGTGGGCAAGGAGCTGCCCACCACCCACAACGAGGCCAAGTTCATCACCTTCCGCATGACCTTCTA TACCTCTTCCATCTCCCTCCGTACCTTCATGTCTGTCTACGAGGGGGTCCTGGTCACCATCCTGCACCTCGTGGTCGCAGTGCTCAACCTTCTGGGCGCTTTG CCCCTGGGCTACTTCGGCCCCAAGTGCTGCGTGGTCCTCTTCTAACCGGATCGCAACACGCCCGTCTACTTCAGCAGCATGATTCAGGGCTACAGCACGGGAAGGACTAGCACTGCCCCCTGGCTGCCCAGGGGGCCAGAGGGCTCCACCCTGGGAGATGGAGAcccggg CAAATTCTGGGCGTCGTCTTGCGGTGCTTGGGCCCCCCATGTGCTCGGAGCCGCCCCGGCACCGCTGAACCTGGAAGACACTGCCATGCTGAGTTTAGCTGTGCCCGTGCCCATCACCCTCGATGGCGGGAGGAGCCCTGACTTCGCCGTCCAGGGGTCAGAGCCGGCCTGTCACAGCTCACCAGGGAGCCCCAACTTCCCTGCCGACGCCTCCGAGCTGCAGCCTGGAGAGGCTGAGCGACGGGCTCAGGAATCAGTGACTGGGGTGACCTCGTGA